A region of Chitinophaga horti DNA encodes the following proteins:
- a CDS encoding RagB/SusD family nutrient uptake outer membrane protein: MKDWAKAEAALKQLTVAPFTYDLTTDFGDNFVANRENNIESVFEIQLNDVGGTNPWSGENANESLGVTTAQEFAPSEVAGWFEVSPTDKLFNEFQVEKTVGGALDPRMYATLAWDYPGSVFYNKPFSAFTLQFGYKSMFKKYQNYMQDNELSGTSGAANYTSSNNERALRFADIELLLAEALTMQDRAGEAYPFVQDVRTRANLGLLAAGLSKDAMMAEIRHQRFLEFAREGQRFYDLKRWGLLQQEVTNSDKVGKQFYVPLKHDYFPIPQGEINSNTAMKQNDLWK, from the coding sequence ATGAAAGATTGGGCGAAGGCAGAAGCCGCGTTGAAACAGCTGACGGTAGCACCTTTCACTTATGATCTCACCACCGATTTCGGCGACAACTTTGTGGCCAATCGTGAAAACAATATTGAATCCGTATTCGAGATTCAGCTGAATGACGTAGGCGGCACCAATCCATGGTCGGGCGAGAACGCGAATGAAAGCCTGGGGGTAACGACCGCACAGGAGTTCGCGCCATCAGAAGTAGCGGGTTGGTTCGAGGTGAGTCCGACCGACAAACTGTTCAACGAATTCCAGGTAGAGAAAACGGTGGGTGGTGCCTTAGATCCCCGCATGTATGCGACACTCGCCTGGGATTATCCCGGTTCTGTGTTTTACAACAAGCCGTTCAGCGCCTTTACCTTACAGTTCGGCTACAAGTCGATGTTCAAGAAATACCAGAACTACATGCAGGACAATGAGCTTTCCGGCACGAGTGGCGCGGCCAACTATACCTCCAGCAACAATGAACGAGCGCTTCGTTTTGCCGATATTGAATTGCTGTTGGCAGAAGCCCTCACCATGCAGGACAGGGCAGGAGAAGCTTATCCGTTCGTGCAGGATGTGCGCACAAGGGCGAACCTGGGCCTGCTGGCAGCTGGTTTGTCGAAAGATGCGATGATGGCAGAGATCAGGCACCAACGTTTCCTGGAATTTGCGCGGGAAGGGCAGCGTTTTTATGATCTGAAAAGGTGGGGGCTGCTGCAGCAGGAAGTAACCAATAGTGATAAAGTGGGCAAACAATTCTATGTACCGCTGAAGCACGATTACTTCCCGATTCCGCAGGGAGAAATCAACTCCAATACGGCGATGAAGCAAAATGATTTATGGAAGTAG
- a CDS encoding RagB/SusD family nutrient uptake outer membrane protein, with translation MKKILIIAAATLSLASCASDTLELTNPNRITSDIYWKTEDDIKSALAATYGLFKNVDGGYWGVRGVELSNGRGDDFFIRNDVNYLYQLSTFTNTPDNAAATNVFNISYRAIFRANQIMENIDKAGLADDKKNMYIAEAKFLRGLNYFILAINFGDVPIRLTVPAVKEDYFIPKSPEAEVWAQIVKDFTEAAPALPVTRDNAEKGRATRGQLWVTWANPTYT, from the coding sequence ATGAAAAAGATACTTATCATAGCCGCCGCAACGCTGTCACTCGCCAGCTGCGCAAGCGATACGTTAGAACTAACGAATCCGAACAGGATTACATCAGACATCTACTGGAAAACAGAAGATGATATTAAAAGCGCACTGGCCGCTACTTACGGACTCTTTAAAAACGTAGACGGCGGATATTGGGGCGTGCGTGGCGTGGAATTGTCGAACGGTCGCGGGGATGATTTTTTCATCCGCAACGACGTGAATTACCTCTACCAGTTATCCACTTTCACCAATACGCCGGATAACGCCGCGGCGACGAACGTGTTCAACATCTCGTACCGCGCCATCTTCCGTGCGAACCAGATCATGGAAAACATCGATAAGGCCGGACTTGCGGACGATAAGAAAAATATGTACATCGCCGAGGCGAAGTTTTTGAGAGGACTTAACTACTTCATCCTGGCGATCAATTTTGGAGATGTGCCTATCCGTTTGACGGTACCCGCCGTTAAAGAGGATTACTTCATCCCCAAATCGCCGGAGGCAGAAGTGTGGGCACAGATCGTGAAAGATTTTACAGAGGCCGCACCTGCACTGCCCGTTACGAGAGACAATGCCGAAAAGGGCAGGGCCACCAGGGGGCAGCTTTGGGTTACCTGGGCAAATCCTACGTATACATGA